A genomic region of Sander lucioperca isolate FBNREF2018 chromosome 6, SLUC_FBN_1.2, whole genome shotgun sequence contains the following coding sequences:
- the rab44 gene encoding uncharacterized protein rab44 isoform X2 produces MSTPSAKKRLGSRRRGANQNEISKNDEFHITDNTFVVECVIPEEKTESLNVLVNPDNLTTETQHPPSPELSGNRRKLGSRRRNKLLHVEDSATESCHEPIEEVEEKTRVKETTVTKQMSLAIQSKKQEVIIQGSEYVSITHEDYIYSAATPKVQYSTTTNCPKTDLESLIPKSENLQADLDENETDSKVVYDSCKLVDTVQEGIDRSDSLRNEEVKESAHLVGISELTSLSVLSCPGVDQQLIDQFNVRQMPEEKLSNVHSVTEKECKERDDNTELLRKDGNLQGNYLVSESHVESVAMQFCTTPEITTEKISPRENTEIEQATISSPKEEFPTDEKQNEHSNLFEVKCAHRSEDAVNNVHEQEVKPTQIKEMPQIDDSSESVIHDATGNSKIISGNLTDKTEVSDTYQSELIVKRTDEFPINQDISIPADKQHEHSKKESNFEAVEQKNKGYYVSDTKKPQISNIEGVDTAPGQIYETKGRQQDDTKPSAEQTGHQDKEGLVSEMESESSLQTLQSEINAPFDFQPQHSDTGFNPIGNRRKLGSSRKNKGRQHVKDSVAESYNVHKEDVESTGDNEAFETRQTLLAIERTSQSSQGSESDIKPATHDSSLYTAIMPGYSSDVQGPTTTNYPEADLESSKTKSENPRDDHDERGTDFKVEVSDKSVGSTLEGTDQSDTLQSQEVTGAHNLEDAVNTVHEQEVKPTEMQELPQIDYASESVIHDATENSEIISGNLADQTEVSDTYQCDLIVKRTGDSPTNQKISNSDKQDEHPTKENNFESLERKNEDCHIYDIKEPQISHIDRVDTALGQIYETEGRVQDDTKPSAEQTGHQDKEGLVSEMESESSLQTLQSEINAPFDFQPQHSDTGFNPIGNRRKLGSSRKNKGRQHVKDSVAESYHEPTEEVVGDTRDNEPLETTEMSLSIEPAVKEKSMETMLEEMDQFDTAQTEDVRDQVKENALVGGDLHSSLTVDQQMIDQSNSTEMPEEELSNVCFVKEENKEGDEDTELFRHDGNVQTHYLVSESCVKSESSLQTLQSEINAPFDSQPQHHDTSLNSFGNRRKLGSSRKNKGRQHVKDSVAESYNVHKEDVESTGDNEAFETGETLLAIERTSQSSQGSESDIKPATHDSSLYTAIMPGYSSDVQGPTTTNYPEADLESSKTKSENPRDDHDERGTDFKVEVSDKSVGSTLEGTDQSDTLQSQEVTGAHNLEDAVNTVHEQEVKPTEMQEMPQIDYASESVIHDATENSEIISGNLADQTEVSDTYQCDLIVKRTGDSPTNQKISNSDKQDEHPTKENNFESLERKNEDCHIYDVKEPQISHIDRVDTALGQIYETEGRVQDDTKPSAEQTGHQDKEGLVSEMESESSLQTLQSEINAPFDFQPQHSDTGFNPIGNRRKLGSSRKNKGRQHVKDSVAESYHKPTEEVVGDTRDNEPLETTEMSLSIEPAVKEKSMETMLEEMDQFDTAQTEDVRDQVKENALVGIDLHSSLTVDQLSKSTAMPDEELPNVCFVIEKENKESDDNRELFRQDGNLQTNYLVSVSRVKSEDIDYSITPEITTDKPNPKEHTEPECSVEQAILLSPKEELSTSEEQKEHVNLSQVRGARHSEDAVNEVHEEEVKPTQMHQIDNFSIKESQSSLQTLHSEMNAPLNSQPFDSYQSIKGQTPTGNRRKFGSNRKNKGLQVKDTTKMSLVTETMRQEELKEQTNLDFKPTGEIRQFRSTVNDEENTEKMSEEGTILSQNVMDSSTIVTTDMPSSSGKDDFVKSKEVTEMENKLIKETENLSQLTGCDTVKMDLTQSPNISVWKDDSDIQNISYHDENVTTKPIAEDVLEQEGAFQVHDTEALSCDKEMNMQQTNDTSQIVGDVTIKAYNSGAESSMCVQVSRQDKDGEQFEELTKKDHEAQEMNVSQVITHAELFSASQNKTDTMAPFDIGLEENIQAKPAEDVSEERGISSQQRIQEKTNLDDSEHLQGRSKQKRRKMGSTRQTQLNRKPEEKRGETKESDFNTEADMRNVDKMEAMEDLQISVTAEVSQNEHAKPSLSPKNKEQHETSTVHDNRQKLQRSDLQSIQSNMISDRAYSNTLLPELSASHSKEVVNPVKFVHVTDVRDSESNVDVSVEPSQLDDFTTTEMHITSVSFVSLCETTQSAQNDEKWPESVNVINDQALKLADEPVVADLEIMKSVVRGGAQEEHMSAQASKQEPDKANEEAHTKNLEMKNANLDSTNKRRKMGSTRRSLGSRTKREDMYEKQEEDNEATEVATIVGVLKTESFSGNIGVLQLHEDSGSEQRKEKEFETVEYCHTGESYFKPPQTFEENPVSHGQLVETEHQLTPNYLPTILSTSPKHDLMSESAFGRKRRKMGSHRKSHGHQNYENQTAKGDKITDAQNGSDVRSITDESANKTTEELREESLGPDKISEVNTIDKKPSSNISTSKAAEQPVSEKKPKEVTPVQHPYAEIHLAQESQQKFSLGNSRAADLQSNTYNVIMVGDSSVGKTSFMKRAQSGKFSLDIPASVGLDSCMWTVVVDGKHVVLQLWDTAGQERFHSMTRQIFHKANAFLLMYDITSSQSFSAISYWASCIQEGAAENVTILLVGNKSDCAERQVKTQEVEVLAKEYNFEFMECSAATGENVVQSLETVARMLSQKVDTREEAMELHKEPNKKKSSGCC; encoded by the exons ATGTCTACTCCAAGTGCAAAGAAAAGACTTGGTTCACGTCGCCGGGGAGCAAACCAAAATGAAATCTCTAAGAATGATGAGTTCCACATAACAGACAATACTTTTGTAGTGGAGTGCGTCATACCAGAAGAAAAAACTGAATCATTAAATGTACTTGTTAATCCTGACAATTTAACAACTGAAACGCAACATCCACCGTCGCCCGAGCTCTCAGGCAACAGAAGAAAACTGGGGTCTCGTCGAAGAAATAAACTACTGCATGTTGAGGATTCTGCGACTGAATCATGCCATGAACCTATCGAGGAAGTTGAGGAAAAAACAAGGGTAAAGGAAACCACAGTTACAAAACAAATGTCACTTGCAATACAATCCAAGAAGCAGGAAGTAATTATTCAAGGGAGTGAATATGTGTCTATAACACATGAAGACTATATTTATTCGGCCGCTACACCTAAAGTTCAGTACTCTACTACAACAAACTGTCCAAAGACTGACCTGGAAAGTTTAATTCCCAAAAGTGAAAATCTGCAAGCAGACCTAGATGAAAATGAGACCGACTCTAAAGTGGTATATGACTCTTGTAAATTAGTGGACACTGTGCAAGAAGGAATTGACAGATCTGACAGTCTTCGCAATGAGGAAGTCAAAGAAAGTGCACATCTTGTTGGCATCTCTGAATTAACTAGTTTAAGTGTGCTTTCATGTCCAGGAGTAGATCAGCAACTCATTGACCAATTCAATGTCAGGCAAATGCCTGAAGAAAAACTTTCCAATGTGCATTCTGTAACAGAAAAAGAGTGCAAGGAAAGAGACGACAACACAGAATTGTTGAGGAAGGATGGAAATTTACAGGGCAACTATTTGGTGAGTGAGTCACATGTAGAATCAGTAGCTATGCAGTTTTGTACCACACCAGAGATAACCACAGAAAAAATCAGCCCAAGAGAAAATACTGAAATTGAACAAGCAACAATTTCATCACCGAAAGAAGAGTTCCCTACAGATGAGAAACAAAATGAGCATTCCAATTTATTTGAAGTAAAATGCGCTCATCGTTCAGAGGATGCTGTAAACAACGTGCATGAACAGGAGGTTAAGCCAACACAAATTAAAGAAATGCCTCAAATTGATGACTCATCTGAAAGTGTGATACATGATGCCACAGGGAATTCTAAAATCATTTCTGGAAACCTGACAGATAAAACAGAAGTCAGTGACACATACCAATCTGAGTTGATTGTGAAAAGAACTGATGAGTTTCCTATCAATCAGGACATTTCAATTCCTGCCGACAAACAGCATGAGCATTCTAAAAAAGAAAGCAACTTTGAAGCTGTAGAGCAGAAAAACAAGGGTTATTATGTATCTGATACCAAGAAACCACAAATCAGCAACATAGAAGGAGTAGACACTGCACCAGGTCAGATATATGAGACTAAAGGCAGACAACAGGATGATACAAAACCAAGTGCTGAACAAACAGGTCATCAGGATAAGGAAGGACTAGTCTCTGAAATGGAGAGTGAATCCTCTTTACAAACCCTGCAATCAGAAATAAATGCTCCTTTTGACTTCCAACCTCAGCATAGCGACACCGGCTTCAACCCCATTGGGAACAGAAGAAAACTGGGGTCTAGCCGAAAAAATAAAGGAAGACAGCATGTCAAGGACTCTGTTGCTGAATCATACAATGTACACAAAGAAGATGTAGAAAGTACCGGGGATAATGAAGCCTTCGAAACAAGACAAACATTATTGGCAATAGAGAGAACAAGTCAATCAAGTCAGGGGAGTGAGAGTGATATCAAGCCTGCAACACATGACAGCTCTTTGTATACAGCCATTATGCCTGGTTATTCTTCTGACGTCCAAGGCCCCACTACAACAAACTATCCAGAGGCTGACCTAGAAAGTTCAAAGACTAAAAGTGAAAATCCTCGAGATGATCATGATGAAAGAGGGACTGACTTTAAAGTGGAGGTGTCTGATAAATCAGTGGGATCCACCCTAGAAGGAACAGACCAATCTGACACTCTTCAGAGTCAAGAAGTCACAGGCGCTCATAATTTAGAAGATGCTGTAAATACAGTGCATGAACAGGAGGTTAAGCCAACAGAAATGCAAGAATTGCCTCAAATTGATTACGCATCTGAAAGTGTGATACATGATGCCACAGAAAATTCTGAAATCATTTCTGGAAACCTGGCAGACCAAACTGAAGTCAGTGACACATACCAATGTGACTTGATTGTGAAAAGGACTGGTGATTCTCCTACCAATCAGAAAATTTCAAATTCTGACAAACAGGATGAACATCctacaaaagaaaacaactttGAGTCCTTAGAGCGGAAAAATGAGGATTGTCATATTTATGATATCAAGGAACCACAGATCAGCCACATAGATAGAGTAGATACTGCACTAGGTCAGATATATGAGACTGAAGGCAGAGTACAGGATGATACAAAACCAAGTGCTGAACAAACAGGTCATCAGGATAAGGAAGGACTAGTCTCTGAAATGGAGAGTGAATCCTCTTTACAAACCCTGCAATCAGAAATAAATGCTCCTTTTGACTTCCAACCTCAGCATAGCGACACCGGCTTCAACCCCATTGGGAACAGAAGAAAACTGGGGTCTAGCCGAAAAAATAAAGGAAGACAGCATGTCAAGGACTCTGTTGCTGAATCATACCACGAACCTACAGAGGAAGTTGTTGGCGATACCCGCGATAATGAACCCCTTGAAACAACAGAAATGTCATTATCAATAGAGCCAGCAGTAAAGGAAAAGTCAATGGAAACTATGCTGGAAGAAATGGATCAATTTGACACTGCTCAGACTGAAGATGTTCGTGATCAAGTAAAAGAAAATGCACTTGTTGGCGGTGACTTACATTCAAGTTTAACAGTAGATCAGCAGATGATCGACCAATCAAATTCCACAGAGATGCCAGAGGAGGAACTTTCCAATGTGTGTTttgtaaaagaagaaaacaaggaAGGAGACGAGGACACAGAATTGTTCAGGCACGATGGAAATGTACAGACCCACTACTTGGTGAGTGAGTCCTGTGTGAAATCAGAATCCTCTTTACAAACCCTGCAATCAGAAATAAATGCTCCTTTTGACTCTCAACCTCAGCATCATGACACCAGCCTCAACTCATTTGGGAACAGAAGAAAACTGGGGTCTAGCCGAAAAAATAAAGGAAGACAGCATGTCAAGGACTCTGTTGCTGAATCATACAATGTACACAAAGAAGATGTAGAAAGTACCGGGGATAATGAAGCCTTCGAAACAGGAGAAACATTATTGGCAATAGAGAGAACAAGTCAATCAAGTCAGGGGAGTGAGAGTGATATCAAGCCTGCAACACATGACAGCTCTTTGTATACAGCCATTATGCCTGGTTATTCTTCTGACGTCCAAGGCCCCACTACAACAAACTATCCAGAGGCTGACCTAGAAAGTTCAAAGACTAAAAGTGAAAATCCTCGAGATGATCATGATGAAAGAGGGACTGACTTTAAAGTGGAGGTGTCTGATAAATCAGTGGGATCCACCCTAGAAGGAACAGACCAATCTGACACTCTTCAGAGTCAAGAAGTCACAGGCGCTCATAATTTAGAAGATGCTGTAAATACAGTGCATGAACAGGAGGTTAAGCCAACAGAAATGCAAGAAATGCCTCAAATTGATTACGCATCTGAAAGTGTGATACATGATGCCACAGAAAATTCTGAAATCATTTCTGGAAACCTGGCAGACCAAACTGAAGTCAGTGACACATACCAATGTGACTTGATTGTGAAAAGGACTGGTGATTCTCCTACCAATCAGAAAATTTCAAATTCTGACAAACAGGATGAACATCctacaaaagaaaacaactttGAGTCCTTAGAGCGGAAAAATGAGGATTGTCATATTTATGATGTCAAGGAACCACAGATCAGCCACATAGATAGAGTAGATACTGCACTAGGTCAGATATATGAGACTGAAGGCAGAGTACAGGATGATACAAAACCAAGTGCTGAACAAACAGGTCATCAGGATAAGGAAGGACTAGTCTCTGAAATGGAGAGTGAATCCTCTTTACAAACCCTGCAATCAGAAATAAATGCTCCTTTTGACTTCCAACCTCAGCATAGCGACACCGGCTTCAACCCCATTGGGAACAGAAGAAAACTGGGGTCTAGCCGAAAAAATAAAGGAAGACAGCATGTCAAGGACTCTGTTGCAGAATCATACCACAAACCTACAGAGGAAGTTGTTGGCGATACCCGCGATAATGAACCCCTTGAAACAACAGAAATGTCATTATCAATAGAGCCAGCAGTAAAGGAAAAGTCAATGGAAACTATGCTGGAAGAAATGGATCAATTTGACACTGCTCAGACTGAAGATGTTCGTGATCAAGTAAAAGAAAATGCACTTGTTGGCATTGACTTACATTCAAGTTTAACAGTAGATCAGCTATCAAAATCTACGGCGATGCCAGACGAAGAACTTCCCAATGTGTGTTttgtaatagaaaaagaaaacaaggaaagCGACGACAACAGAGAATTGTTCAGGCAGGATGGAAATTTACAGACCAACTATTTGGTGAGTGTATCTCGTGTGAAATCAGAAGATATAGATTATTCTATCACACCAGAGATAACCACAGATAAACCCAACCCCAAAGAGCATACAGAACCTGAATGCAGTGTTGAACAAGCAATATTGTTGTCACCAAAAGAGGAGTTGTCTACAAGTGAGGAACAAAAAGAGCATGTGAACTTATCTCAAGTCAGAGGAGCTCGCCATTCAGAGGATGCTGTAAATGAAGTGCATGAAGAGGAGGTCAAGCCAACACAAATGCATCAAATTGATAACTTCTCAATAAAGGAAAGTCAATCTTCTTTACAAACACTGCATTCAGAAATGAATGCTCCTTTGAACTCCCAACCTTTTGACAGTTATCAGAGTATCAAAGGGCAAACTCCCACAGGGAACAGAAGGAAATTTGGGTCAAACCGAAAAAATAAAGGACTGCAGGTCAAGgacacaacaaaaatgtcattgGTAACAGAGACAATGAGGCAGGAAGAATTAAAAGAGCAAACCAACTTAGACTTCAAACCTACTGGGGAAATAAGACAATTTAGATCAACTGTAAATGAcgaagaaaatacagaaaagatGTCGGAGGAAGGCACAATTTTGTCACAGAATGTGATGGACAGCAGTACAATTGTGACAACAGACATGCCTTCAAGCTCAGGCAAAGATGACTTTGTCAAATCCAAGGAAGTTACTGAGATGGAAAATAAACTCATAAAAGAGACCGAGAATCTAAGTCAGCTTACAGGAtgtgacacagttaaaatggaCTTGACACAATCACCGAACATCTCAGTTTGGAAAGATGATTCAGACATACAGAATATCTCATATCATGATGAAAATGTCACCACCAAGCCAATCGCTGAAGATGTTCTTGAGCAAGAAGGAGCCTTTCAGGTCCATGACACAGAAGCTTTATCTTGTGACAAAGAAATGAATATGCAACAGACAAATGATACATCACAAATTGTTGGAGatgtcacaataaaagcctatAATTCAGGAGCGGAGAGTTCAATGTGTGTACAAGTTTCTAGACAGGATAAAGATGGAGAACAATTTGAAGAACTTACAAAGAAAGACCATGAAGCCCAAGAAATGAATGTTTCACAGGTGATCACACATGCTGAACTGTTTTCTGCTTCACAAAACAAAACTGACACTATGGCTCCATTTGACAttggtctcgaggaaaacatcCAAGCAAAGCCAGCTGAGGATGTGTCTGAGGAAAGAGGAATTTCCAGCCAACAACGGATACAAGAAAAAACTAATTTAGATGACAGTGAACATTTGCAAGGAAGATCCAaacagaaaaggagaaaaatggGATCTACTCGCCAGACTCAACTCAATAGGAAaccagaggaaaagagaggtgaaacaaaagaaagtgactttaacACAGAAGCTGACATGAGAAATGTCGACAAGATGGAAGCAATGGAGGATTTACAAATTAGTGTAACTGCAGAGGTGTCACAGAATGAACATGCAAAGCCATCACTGAGTCCTAAGAATAAAGAACAACATGAAACCAGCACTGTTCACGACAATAGGCAAAAGCTACAAAGGTCTGACCTGCAGAGTATACAGAGCAACATGATCTCAGACAGAGCTTATTCAAATACTCTCCTTCCTGAGCTATCTGCCTCCCACAGTAAAGAAGTTGTTAATCCTGTTAAGTTTGTTCATGTAACTGATGTAAGGGACAGTGAGAGTAATGTAGATGTTAGTGTGGAGCCATCACAGCTAGATGATTTTACCACCACTGAGATGCATATCACCTCTGTGAGCTTTGTGTCTTTATGTGAGACCACACAGAGTGCACAAAATGATGAGAAATGGCCAGAGAGTGTAAACGTAATAAATGACCAAGCTTTGAAATTGGCAGATGAGCCTGTTGTGGCAGATTTGGAAATAATGAAATCTGTAGTCAGAGGAGGAGCTCAAGAAGAGCATATGAGTGCCCAGGCTAGTAAACAAGAGCCAGACAAAGCAAATGAAGAAGCTCACACTAAAAATCTCGAGATGAAGAATGCAAATTTAGATTCAACcaacaagagaagaaagatgGGCAGCACACGCAGAAGTCTCGGTTCACGGACAAAACGGGAAGACATGTATGAAAAGCAAGAAGAGGATAATGAGGCAACAGAGGTTGCAACTATTGTTGGAGTTCTAAAGACTGAAAGTTTCTCAGGCAACATAGGTGTGCTACAACTTCATGAAGACAGTGGCTCTGAgcaaaggaaagaaaaggaattTGAAACTGTGGAATACTGCCACACTGGTGAGTCTTACTTCAAACCTCCCCAGACATTTGAAGAAAATCCTGTTTCTCATGGTCAACTAGTAGAAACAGAGCATCAACTAACTCCCAATTATCTCCCCACAATACTATCCACTTCTCCCAAACACGATTTAATGTCAGAATCAGCATTTggtaggaaaagaagaaaaatgggATCTCACCGAAAGTCACATGGAcaccaaaactatgaaaaccaAACAGCAAAAGGGGACAAAATAACTGATGCACAAAATGGGAGCGATGTCAGAAGTATCACAGATGAAAGTGCCAACAAGACAACTGAAGAGCTGAGGGAAGAATCTTTGGGCCCAGACAAAATATCAGag GTTAATACAATTGACAAGAAACCATCATCCAACATCAGCACCTCAAAGGCAGCAGAGCAGCCTGTTAG TGAGAAGAAACCTAAAGAAGTGACTCCTGTTCAACATCCTTATGCTGAAATCCACCTGGCTCAAGAGAGTCAACAGAAGTTTTCTCTGG GTAATTCCAGGGCAGCAGATCTGCAATCAAACACTTACAATGTGATAATGGTTGGAGACAGCAGTGTGGGCAAAACCTCCTTCATGAAAAGAGCTCAAAGTGGGAAGTTTTCTTTAGATATACCCGCCTCTGTTG gACTTGATTCCTGCATGTGGACTGTGGTAGTGGATGGGAAACATGTGGTGCTACAGTTGTGGGATACAGCTGGTCAGGAAAG GTTTCACAGCATGACAAGGCAAATTTTCCACAAAGCCAACGCATTTCTCTTGATGTATGACATCACTTCTTCTCAGAGTTTTTCTGCAATCAGCTACTGGGCAAGCTGTATCCAG GAAGGGGCTGCAGAAAATGTGACCATTTTACTTGTTGGCAATAAGAGTGACTGTGCAGAGCGCCAGGTTAAAACTCAGGAGGTGGAAGTTCTTGCAAAG GAATACAACTTTGAATTCATGGAGTGTAGCGCTGCCACAGGTGAAAATGTGGTTCAGTCTTTGGAAACTGTGGCCAG gaTGTTGAGTCAAAAAGTTGACACAAGAGAAGAAGCCATGGAGTTACACAAAGAGCCCAACAAGAAAAAATCATCAGGATGTTGCTGA